In the Candidatus Polarisedimenticolia bacterium genome, GTTCCTTGCACAGCCGGAGGTGCGGGAGGTGCAAGCTCGGTTCGAGAGGCTGCGGGCGGAGGTGGGGAGGAAGGCGAGGCACGACATCGCCGCGATGAGCCGGAGCGAGAAGATCTCGCGTCGAATGTTGAACGCGCTGAATGCCATCGGGCAAAAGCTGACTTCCATCCTGGACCTCGACGATCTGCTCACCCATTTGCTCGACCTCTCCATTGAAAATGTCCGGGCCGAACGGGGAATGGTGTTCCTGCGGGATGAATCAACGGCAGAGATGCGGCTGGCCTGCGCAAGAAACATGGACAAAGAGAGCCTGGAGGAGGTGTCGTCGTTCAGCCGGTCGGTCATCAACCGGGTTGCGGAAGGGCACACGCTGCTCGAGGTGGACGTGGGAAAGGATCCCGAGCTATCAGCCTTCCAGAGTCTGGTGATTCACGAGATCAAATCGATTCTGTGCGTGCCGATGCGAACGCGGGGCAGGACGGTCGGGATCATATACCTGGACACGAGGCGGGCGGCGCAGATGTTCACAGACAAGGAGCGCACCTTCGTTGAATCGTTCGCGAGCCAAGCGGCGATCGCCATTGAGAACGCCCGGGTCTTCGGCGACATCAACGCGGAGAACGCTCGCCTCAAACGGGAGGCAGCGGGCAGGGGGCGATTCGAAAACCTGATCGGTACGAGCGCCGCAATGATGCGGCTGTCGGACACGATCGCCGGCGTCATGGGCAGTGACTGCAACGTCCTTGTCGCGGGGGAGAGCGGAACGGGCAAGGAGCTTGTGGCGAAGGCGATCCACTACAACGGGCCGCGCCAAAAGAGGAAATTCGTCGCCATCGATTGCGGCGCGCTGCCGGAGGGCCTCCTGGAGGCGGAACTGTTCGGATTCGCGCGGGGAGCGTTTACTGGGGCGGACAGGGACAAGGTTGGCCTCATTGAAGAGTCGCACGGAGGCACCCTCTTCCTGGACGAGATCACCAATACGACAGTCGCGCTTCAGGCAAAGTTGCTGCGCGTGCTTCAGGAACACGAGGTTCGTCGGTTGGGCGAGAACTCGCCACGACGCGTGGACGCCCGGATCATTGCCGCCACGAACGCAAACATCGCATCGCTGATCCGGGACGGGAAGTTCCGCTCAGACCTCTTCTATCGACTCAATGTCGTCACGATCGAGGTCCCGCCCTTGCGGGACCGTCGGGAGGACATCCCACTGCTGGTGGAGCACTTCGTGCGGCAGCTTTCGCCTGATGAGACATCGCGGAGACGCCTGGCGCCGGGAGTCGTCGAGGCGCTTGGCCGCTACGACTGGCCGGGCAATGTCCGGGAGCTTGAAAATGTCGTGGAGCGACTGCTGGTGTTGGCCCGGGGGCCCATCATCTCTCAGGATGCTCTTCCCGAGAACATCCGGGCGGCTGCCGGCTTGCGGGACCTGGCTGCGGTGGCCCGAAGCGCCGCCTTGGATGGCGGCAACAATGGCCGGAAGACTGGCGAGCAGATGCTGGTGGAAGACGCTCTCAGGCGATTCCGTGGTGACAAGGCGAAGGCCGCCCGCTTCATCGGCTGGAACCGTCAGAAGCTGTACCGGAAAATGAAAGGCTTCGGCATCCCCGCCGATTACGGGCGGACGGTGTGATACTGTGTGACACTCCTAGCGCCCGTTTTTCACAATAGGACGGAACCCGTACAGGCCGCGCACTGACACTGGTTGTCACTTCCCACCTCGCGCACTCCATCCCAAGGCAAATGAAGGCCCTGCCCTGCTTCCAGTCTGTCATCGGCGCCAGGTCGACTCCCTGGTATCGCGATTGCTTCTGAAAGCGCGACCCTCGGAGAGGGGAAGGAGAATCGTCGGAATGCCACTTGACACACGCAAGCGACTGGACCTTGAAGCCTGGCTGAACGACCTCAAGAGGCTGGGCGGACAGGCGAGGACGCTCAGCGAGAAGCACGAGTCCGTACAGAACCTCATGGCCCTTTCCGATCTTCAAATGCTCGAGGAGGCGACCAAACGAATCATCGTCTCGCTGAGCAAGAAGGCTCTTTATGGGCTGTCCCTGTCGCATGAACGGGATGTCGCCAGGCTGTCCGCAGGCCTTCGGCCGCGAGGCGGATTGGAGCCGGGAATCACTCTTCCCACTCGAGACAGTCAGACTCGCGGATACGGGAACCCTTCGGATCATGGCCCTATTTCGGCACAGGCACTTGTGGTTGGCCCGGAGCCCGGATCCAGTGCCGACGGATCCAATTCCGACGGCATCATCGGATTAACGGAGAGCATGCGACGCGTTCATCACCTCATCGCCAAGGCCGCAGCGTGCTCGCTTCCGGTGCTGATTCAGGGAGAAAGCGGTACCGGCAAGGAGCTGGTCGCCAGGGCCATCCACCAGAAATCGGGCCGCCAGGAGCGCCGGTTCTTCTCTGAGAACTGCTCGGCTCTTTCGGAAAGCCTCCTGGAATCGGAGCTTTTCGGCCACGTCCGCGGCGCATTCACGGGCGCGGATCGTGACCGCAAGGGAATTCTCGAGCTCGCACATGGCGGCACGCTGTTTCTGGACGAGATCGGCGACATGAGCATCCGCATGCAGAGCAAGCTGCTACGCGCGCTCCAAGAGCGCGAGTTTCGCCCCGTGGGAGGGAAGGAGACCATCCGAGTGGATGTGCGAGTCATTTCGGCCACGAACCGCGGATTGAGTGGACTGATCAAGGAAGGTGCGTTTCGAGTGGACCTGCTCTACCGCATCAACGTCATCACCATCGATCTGCCGCCTCTGCGAGATCGCAAGGCCGACATACCGGCGCTCGTCAGCCACTTTCTGGACCGTATTTCCGCCGAGTCCGGCTTTTCACGCAGGGAATTCTCCACCGGCGCTCTCGAGCTTCTCGGCGGATACGAATGGCCAGGCAACATCCGCGAGCTCGAGAATGTCGTGCAGCGCGCGGTCGCATTGAGCGAGTCCGAGCGGATTGATTCGGAGGAGCTGCCCGATCGCATCCGCCACCTGATGATCACTGAGGAAGCCCGCGATTACTCGGGCGCCGGCAAAGGTGGCGAGCAGCTCATGATCGAGAAAGCCCTGCACAATTTCGAGGGAGACAAAACGCACGCGGCGCGCTACATCGGGTGGTCACGTCCCAAGCTCTACCGGCGCATGCGCCATTACGCCATCCCGATCCAGTTCGGGCGCGCAGCGCCGAGGTCCGATCACTGAGCGCTCAATGCCCCCTCGGCAGTGGCAGCGTGACCTTGACCGCCGTGCCGCGGGCGCTCGAGTCGATCTCCAGCCGCCCCCCGAGCTGCTGCACGCGCTCGCGCATGCCGGCGATGCCGACGCCCATCAGCGCCGGGCTCATGGCGGGGTGCCCCTTGCGGGGGCGCAGGCCGCGCCCCTGGTCGCGGACGACCATGGTGACGGCGGACCGGCCGCGGGCGAAGCGGATGCGGGCGCGGGGGCTGCCGGAGTGGCGGTGGATGTTGGCCAGGCTCTCCTGGACGATGCGGAACAGGGTGGTCTCGATCTGCTCGGGCAGGCGGCCGGCCTGGGAGGCCTTGGGGATCGTCAGGTCGACGCGGATGCCGCTGCGGTTGGAGAACCCCTCGGCGTACCAGCGGACGGCCGACCACAGGTCGCCGTCCTCCAGCTCGGGGGGGTGAAGCAGGTAGGACAGGGTCCTTATCTCGCGGCAGGCCTGCTGGGCCAGGGCCTCGCTGTCCTTGAGGCGGTCCCTGGCCTTCGCGTCCAGCGTGGCGCCGGCCTTGCGGATGAGGCTGATGTTCATCCCCAGGGCGGCCAGGTTCTGGGCGGTGCTGTCGTGCAGCTCCCGGGCGATGCGGCGGCGCTCTTCGTTCTGGGACTGCAGGAGGCGCCCGGAGACGTCGCGCAGGGCCTCTTCGGTGCGTTTGCGCTGGGTGACGTCCTGCACGATGCTGTCGAGGTGCAGGATCGCCCCGGACGCGTCGCGGACGGCGCGCACGTTCATCAGCACCCAGATCGGCGTGCGGTCCTTGCGCCAGACCTGCACCTCGAGGCCCTGAATCTCGTTCGACTTGTCCAGGGCGCGCAGCACCACGGAGCGCACCTCCGGCTCGACGTACAGGTCCCTGCCGATGTCCTTGACGCCGGCGATCAGCGCTTCGGGGGACTCGTACCCCAGCATGCGCGCCAGCGCCGGATTCGCGGTCAGGACCTTCCCTGTGATGGAGCACTGCGCGATCCCTTCGATGGCGTTCTCGAAGATGCCCCGGTACTTGAGGCCGGCGAGGCGCAGCGCCTCGGTGGTCTCCTGCAGCTTCTGATACGCGATGGCGTTCTGCACCGCGACCGAGGCGGCGTGCGCGACGGCGGTCACCTTGACCCAGTCGGCCTTGTCGAACCCGGAGCCGTCCTTCTTGTTGTGGATCTCGATGAATCCGAGGGCCTCCCCGCGGGGATCGAGAAGCGGCGCGCAGATGGCGGAGCGCACTTTGAACCTCGCCTTCAGCTCGCGGTCGAAGAGCGGGTCCTGGCCGGCATCGTTGCTGATGCAGGGGGCCTTGTGGCCGACGGCCCATCCCGGCAGGCCGGACCCGGGGGCGAAGCAGTGGACGAAGTCGACCACCTCGGTGCCGGTGCAGTACTTCTCGCACTCCATGCCGCGCGGGGTCTTGAGTCCGGCGAACCCCCCCTCGGCGTCCACGAGCTTCAGCGTCTCCCGGACGAGCGACTCCATCAGGGCCCGGACGTCGAGCGTCGAGCTCAGCTCCCAGGTGATCGACAGGAGCGATTGCACCGCATCCTCGGTGCGCTTGCGATCGGTGACGTCGCGCTCGACACCGGCGAAGCGCACGATGGCGCCCGATGCGTCGCGGATCGGGAAGGACCGCACCCAGACCCAGCGGACGGAGCCGTCCGGCCTGACGATGCGGAACTCGTGGTCCCACTCGGGGCTCGATCCCTGGGGCTTCCACTGGCGCAGCGCCTTGAGCACCCGCTCCTTGTCGTCCGGGTGGACGACGTCGATCCACCCGCGCGGGCGCTTCTGGATCTCGCCCCGGTTGATGCCCCAGATCTTGTCGAACGCCGGGTTGATATAGATGATTTCGTTCGTCTTGGCGTCGCTCAGATAGAAGACGTCCTGGATCGCGTCCGCCATCTGGCGCATGCGTTCCTCGCTCTGGCGCAGCGCCTCCTCGGCCTTGTGGCGCTCGGTGGTGTTCCGCATGGCGCCGATCACGCGGACGACGCGCCCCCCATCGTCCCGCACGATGCAGGCGCGGTCGTTGACGTGGGCGTACGTGCCGTCCCTGAGCCTGAACCGATAATCCAGGATCATGAACTCCCGGCCCTGCTCGAACGCCTGCTTCATGCTCGTTTCGACACGGTCCCAGTCCTCGGGATGGACGCGCTCCTCCCACCAGGACACGTCGATGGTGCTCGACTCGAGGTCGTATCCGAACCCTCGCTTCACGCCCTCGTTCCACCACACCGACCCGGTCGGCAGGTCCCAGTCGTAGATGATGTCGCTGGTGGCTCGGGCGACCAGTTCGAAGCGTTTCTCGCTCTCGCGCAGCGCCCTCTCGGCCTGCGCTCTCTGCGTGACGTCCCGCACGATGACAAGGCGCGCCGGCCTGCCGAGCCAGTCGATGCGGCTCGCGGCGAACTCGATTTCGAGATGGCCGCCGTCCTTCTTGATGTGGCGCCAGGTCCCTTCGTACGCCTGGAGCGGACGGCGGCGCATGGCCGCAATCACCTTCGGGACGTCCTCCTGCGGACGGATGTCCAGGATGG is a window encoding:
- a CDS encoding sigma-54-dependent Fis family transcriptional regulator, which translates into the protein MRATPGACGVYSTWGALLLATGRFDLGKRVIAHALHIARTADLSPLMLELDTMFSLFLCALGHYEEARSRISTAIRNHENHSPFDIRLNARLSQLQIDRALGLSLEDLDERLKPILDKARKKKMAWHTTWALILRGEALLEAGRSDEAEQALTEATKIAQKNADRPQFWKAGYWLGRVFEQRLQYERALRSYRVAALTVNELAMDIDDDRYREPFLAQPEVREVQARFERLRAEVGRKARHDIAAMSRSEKISRRMLNALNAIGQKLTSILDLDDLLTHLLDLSIENVRAERGMVFLRDESTAEMRLACARNMDKESLEEVSSFSRSVINRVAEGHTLLEVDVGKDPELSAFQSLVIHEIKSILCVPMRTRGRTVGIIYLDTRRAAQMFTDKERTFVESFASQAAIAIENARVFGDINAENARLKREAAGRGRFENLIGTSAAMMRLSDTIAGVMGSDCNVLVAGESGTGKELVAKAIHYNGPRQKRKFVAIDCGALPEGLLEAELFGFARGAFTGADRDKVGLIEESHGGTLFLDEITNTTVALQAKLLRVLQEHEVRRLGENSPRRVDARIIAATNANIASLIRDGKFRSDLFYRLNVVTIEVPPLRDRREDIPLLVEHFVRQLSPDETSRRRLAPGVVEALGRYDWPGNVRELENVVERLLVLARGPIISQDALPENIRAAAGLRDLAAVARSAALDGGNNGRKTGEQMLVEDALRRFRGDKAKAARFIGWNRQKLYRKMKGFGIPADYGRTV
- a CDS encoding sigma-54 dependent transcriptional regulator, which translates into the protein MPLDTRKRLDLEAWLNDLKRLGGQARTLSEKHESVQNLMALSDLQMLEEATKRIIVSLSKKALYGLSLSHERDVARLSAGLRPRGGLEPGITLPTRDSQTRGYGNPSDHGPISAQALVVGPEPGSSADGSNSDGIIGLTESMRRVHHLIAKAAACSLPVLIQGESGTGKELVARAIHQKSGRQERRFFSENCSALSESLLESELFGHVRGAFTGADRDRKGILELAHGGTLFLDEIGDMSIRMQSKLLRALQEREFRPVGGKETIRVDVRVISATNRGLSGLIKEGAFRVDLLYRINVITIDLPPLRDRKADIPALVSHFLDRISAESGFSRREFSTGALELLGGYEWPGNIRELENVVQRAVALSESERIDSEELPDRIRHLMITEEARDYSGAGKGGEQLMIEKALHNFEGDKTHAARYIGWSRPKLYRRMRHYAIPIQFGRAAPRSDH
- a CDS encoding PAS domain S-box protein, which codes for MPRLPAPAPTMLDPGASLFFEQNPCPMWVFDEESLAFLAVNAAAVELYGYSRDEFLSMTILDIRPQEDVPKVIAAMRRRPLQAYEGTWRHIKKDGGHLEIEFAASRIDWLGRPARLVIVRDVTQRAQAERALRESEKRFELVARATSDIIYDWDLPTGSVWWNEGVKRGFGYDLESSTIDVSWWEERVHPEDWDRVETSMKQAFEQGREFMILDYRFRLRDGTYAHVNDRACIVRDDGGRVVRVIGAMRNTTERHKAEEALRQSEERMRQMADAIQDVFYLSDAKTNEIIYINPAFDKIWGINRGEIQKRPRGWIDVVHPDDKERVLKALRQWKPQGSSPEWDHEFRIVRPDGSVRWVWVRSFPIRDASGAIVRFAGVERDVTDRKRTEDAVQSLLSITWELSSTLDVRALMESLVRETLKLVDAEGGFAGLKTPRGMECEKYCTGTEVVDFVHCFAPGSGLPGWAVGHKAPCISNDAGQDPLFDRELKARFKVRSAICAPLLDPRGEALGFIEIHNKKDGSGFDKADWVKVTAVAHAASVAVQNAIAYQKLQETTEALRLAGLKYRGIFENAIEGIAQCSITGKVLTANPALARMLGYESPEALIAGVKDIGRDLYVEPEVRSVVLRALDKSNEIQGLEVQVWRKDRTPIWVLMNVRAVRDASGAILHLDSIVQDVTQRKRTEEALRDVSGRLLQSQNEERRRIARELHDSTAQNLAALGMNISLIRKAGATLDAKARDRLKDSEALAQQACREIRTLSYLLHPPELEDGDLWSAVRWYAEGFSNRSGIRVDLTIPKASQAGRLPEQIETTLFRIVQESLANIHRHSGSPRARIRFARGRSAVTMVVRDQGRGLRPRKGHPAMSPALMGVGIAGMRERVQQLGGRLEIDSSARGTAVKVTLPLPRGH